The Saprospiraceae bacterium genome includes a window with the following:
- a CDS encoding glycosyltransferase family 2 protein, whose protein sequence is MEKNQVPVIDVIIPAWNEELSIGLVINEIPENLVRHIIVCDNGSSDNTAKVAAAHGAIVVEQPLKGYGNACLKGMAYINKLPIKPDIIVFLDGDHSDFPAQMAELISPIMKEDVDMVIGSRALGELEKGSMMPQQIFGNWLATTLIRILYNYNFTDLGPFRAIRYEALMVINMQDKTYGWTVEMQVKAAKLKLKTDEVPVRYRRRIGTSKVSGTIKGTVMAGYKILWTIFKLI, encoded by the coding sequence TTGGAAAAAAATCAAGTGCCGGTTATCGACGTTATTATTCCGGCCTGGAATGAAGAACTCTCTATAGGATTAGTCATTAATGAAATTCCTGAAAATCTGGTGCGTCATATCATCGTTTGCGATAACGGAAGTTCAGACAATACAGCGAAAGTTGCAGCTGCCCATGGTGCAATTGTAGTTGAACAACCACTCAAAGGATATGGAAATGCCTGTCTGAAAGGAATGGCCTATATCAATAAATTACCCATAAAACCGGATATTATCGTTTTTTTGGATGGTGACCACTCCGATTTTCCAGCACAGATGGCGGAGCTCATTTCCCCTATTATGAAGGAAGATGTGGACATGGTGATTGGTTCAAGAGCCTTGGGGGAACTTGAAAAAGGATCGATGATGCCCCAACAAATTTTTGGAAACTGGCTGGCAACTACACTTATTCGAATTTTGTATAATTATAACTTTACAGACCTTGGGCCCTTTCGTGCTATTAGGTACGAAGCTTTAATGGTAATCAATATGCAGGATAAAACCTATGGTTGGACAGTAGAAATGCAGGTCAAAGCTGCAAAACTAAAACTAAAAACAGATGAAGTTCCCGTCAGATACCGACGCAGAATTGGCACTTCAAAAGTGTCCGGCACCATTAAGGGTACAGTAATGGCAGGATACAAAATTCTTTGGACAATTTTCAAATTGATATGA
- a CDS encoding glycosyltransferase yields the protein MEEIIKWTGYLFFSVYLISLTYVTFFCLMQLHLLYHYLKKSKAVIPASDNITNSFPFVTIQLPLFNEKYVAGRLIDNIMKMNYPKEKFEVHILDDSTDETVEISKQKAKEYASLGFNIQCITRKNREGYKAGALRDGMQFAKGELIAIFDADFLPEPDFLINTIPYFGDSKTGVVQTRWEHINQNYSLLTRLQAFQLNVHFTVEQKGRFDAGYMLQFNGTAGVWRKSTIEDAGGWEADTLTEDLDLSYRAQMKGWKIIYLEDITAPAELPADINGLKSQQYRWMKGGAETARKMLPKVWKADLHFMKKIHATMHLLSSSIFVFIFLLGVLSVPVIFMLSPTEYQMNAFSFYLLSLLIVIIVYFTANVNKAWPKENKIKMIFKFLFLFPVFLSLSMGLALHNGIAVLQGLAGRQTAFIRTPKFGIIDKKDRFGAASYFIKKLSWISVGEGIMVLYFLMAIIMGVLFDKTSFILLHILLFAGYSILFFYSLRHRFLNN from the coding sequence ATGGAAGAAATTATAAAATGGACAGGTTATTTGTTTTTTAGTGTTTATCTTATCTCTCTGACTTATGTTACTTTCTTCTGTCTGATGCAGCTTCATTTACTTTATCATTATCTGAAAAAAAGTAAGGCAGTCATTCCTGCATCTGATAACATTACAAATTCCTTTCCATTTGTAACTATACAACTCCCTCTTTTTAATGAAAAATATGTAGCTGGGCGTTTGATAGATAATATTATGAAAATGAATTACCCGAAAGAAAAATTTGAAGTTCATATACTGGATGACTCCACAGACGAAACAGTAGAAATATCAAAACAAAAAGCCAAAGAATACGCATCATTAGGCTTCAATATCCAATGTATCACCCGTAAAAACAGAGAAGGCTATAAAGCCGGTGCCTTAAGAGACGGAATGCAGTTTGCCAAAGGTGAATTAATTGCCATTTTCGATGCGGATTTCTTACCTGAACCGGATTTTCTTATTAATACTATTCCATACTTCGGGGATAGTAAAACCGGCGTTGTACAAACCCGGTGGGAACACATCAATCAGAACTATTCATTACTCACACGGTTGCAGGCATTTCAGCTGAATGTTCACTTTACGGTGGAACAAAAAGGCAGATTTGATGCAGGATACATGCTACAGTTTAATGGGACCGCCGGTGTGTGGCGAAAGTCAACAATCGAAGATGCCGGTGGTTGGGAAGCTGATACCCTGACCGAAGATTTGGACCTGAGTTACCGTGCACAGATGAAAGGTTGGAAAATAATCTATCTGGAAGATATTACCGCACCTGCCGAGCTACCGGCTGATATCAACGGACTAAAATCCCAACAATACCGGTGGATGAAAGGGGGTGCAGAAACTGCCCGTAAAATGTTGCCAAAAGTCTGGAAAGCTGACCTTCATTTTATGAAAAAGATACATGCCACTATGCATCTGCTTTCCAGTTCAATATTTGTATTTATATTTTTACTGGGAGTGCTGAGCGTTCCGGTAATTTTTATGCTGTCCCCTACTGAATATCAGATGAATGCATTTTCGTTTTATCTGCTTTCATTACTGATTGTAATCATCGTATATTTTACAGCGAATGTAAATAAAGCCTGGCCCAAAGAAAATAAAATCAAAATGATCTTTAAATTTCTGTTTCTGTTTCCGGTATTTTTATCATTGTCGATGGGATTGGCTTTACATAATGGAATTGCAGTTTTACAGGGTTTGGCAGGCAGACAGACCGCTTTTATCAGAACCCCAAAATTCGGAATCATCGACAAAAAAGACCGGTTTGGAGCAGCATCCTATTTTATTAAAAAACTAAGCTGGATTTCTGTGGGCGAAGGCATCATGGTTTTATATTTTTTGATGGCCATTATTATGGGTGTATTATTTGATAAAACATCATTTATTCTGTTACATATCTTACTCTTTGCGGGATACAGTATATTGTTTTTTTACTCCTTAAGACATAGATTTCTGAATAATTAA
- a CDS encoding DUF2029 domain-containing protein produces the protein MEHLTDKILKSTLIAGFIIFIFSTVYFPKQSDFPTLFLFISISFGFYTLLYINKNIGLKTLIAVGIFTRISLMILMPNLSDDVFRFIWDGRLWHQGINPYSLLPDEVLNLSMKGLSASLYDQLNSQSYYTVYPPVAQLVFYLSTFTESILLSTIIMKFIFILGEIIGLIYILKLLGQQHKSGRIAMLYFLNPLILLEGAGNLHFEILMIGLFAAGLYYYFYSGHKISALFMAASVATKLIPLMFVPYFLLTNQNRKKSIYFIAWGIGFTTILFIPLMYGLQFQNFFESIDLYFRKFEFNASVYYLFRAAGQWIVGYNLIKYIGPALGLITLCFIIYQAKKTTGHDIKNFAGFGLISMTAYLILGTTIHPWYLSFLIFFGMLTSRLYPFVWSWLIFLSYSHYADLSETWKICLIALEYTILTVVIWYESYILRLKEKF, from the coding sequence ATGGAACATCTGACGGACAAAATTTTAAAATCTACGCTGATCGCTGGTTTTATTATTTTTATTTTCAGTACTGTTTATTTTCCAAAACAAAGTGATTTTCCAACACTATTTTTATTTATCAGTATATCTTTTGGATTTTATACGCTTCTTTATATTAACAAAAATATCGGACTGAAAACGCTTATTGCAGTCGGAATTTTTACAAGGATTTCATTGATGATTCTGATGCCCAATTTGTCAGATGATGTCTTTCGGTTTATATGGGATGGGAGGTTATGGCATCAGGGAATTAATCCATACAGTCTGTTACCAGATGAAGTTTTAAATTTGTCAATGAAGGGTTTGTCCGCTTCTTTGTACGACCAGTTAAATTCTCAGTCATATTATACGGTTTATCCCCCTGTAGCACAATTGGTTTTCTATCTTTCGACATTTACAGAAAGTATTTTATTGTCCACAATAATAATGAAGTTTATATTTATTTTGGGCGAAATAATAGGTCTCATTTACATTCTGAAATTACTTGGTCAGCAGCATAAAAGTGGCAGAATAGCAATGTTATATTTCTTAAACCCACTCATCCTGTTGGAAGGAGCCGGAAATTTACATTTTGAAATTTTGATGATCGGATTATTTGCTGCCGGTCTTTACTATTACTTTTATTCCGGGCATAAAATATCTGCATTGTTTATGGCTGCATCTGTTGCTACGAAGTTGATACCACTTATGTTTGTACCATATTTTTTGCTTACAAATCAAAACAGAAAAAAATCAATTTACTTCATAGCCTGGGGAATCGGTTTTACAACTATACTCTTTATCCCATTGATGTATGGTCTGCAATTTCAGAATTTTTTTGAAAGCATTGATCTGTACTTCAGAAAATTTGAATTTAATGCCAGTGTGTATTATTTATTCAGGGCAGCAGGTCAATGGATAGTCGGATATAATCTTATAAAATATATCGGCCCGGCTTTGGGATTGATTACTTTATGTTTCATTATTTACCAAGCAAAAAAAACGACCGGACACGACATTAAAAATTTCGCAGGGTTCGGACTCATCAGCATGACAGCTTATCTGATATTAGGGACGACGATACATCCGTGGTATTTGAGTTTTCTGATATTTTTTGGAATGCTGACCAGCAGGCTGTATCCTTTTGTATGGTCGTGGCTGATCTTTCTGAGTTACAGTCATTATGCAGATCTGAGTGAAACCTGGAAAATCTGCCTGATCGCTCTTGAATACACCATTCTGACAGTTGTGATATGGTATGAATCTTATATTTTACGGCTTAAGGAAAAATTTTGA